The following proteins are co-located in the Fluviicola sp. genome:
- a CDS encoding LytTR family DNA-binding domain-containing protein, with protein MRSYTLIVVDDNPLVIGLVGQFCKNHKDIVYLKGFHEPLEALDYLSKHAVDIVILDIEMPNLNGLEFAKMIQPPTKFIFSTSHKNYALEGFELSATDYLLKPYSFERFELAVNKAINLINMEEASKPAAEAAIVVKSSYSNVKLFLKDIQYLESVEDYVIIHLDNEEPVKVRSTLKGISEELPKEEFVRIHRSYIVPLFRVTEYRKTKVLVGETELPVSVSYKDDFLNLMKNR; from the coding sequence ATGAGGAGCTATACACTAATCGTAGTTGATGACAACCCGCTGGTTATCGGGCTGGTAGGGCAATTTTGTAAAAATCACAAGGACATCGTCTACCTGAAAGGTTTTCACGAACCTTTGGAAGCATTGGATTATCTCTCGAAGCATGCGGTTGACATCGTGATCCTGGATATTGAAATGCCGAATCTAAACGGGTTGGAATTCGCCAAAATGATCCAACCGCCTACGAAGTTTATCTTTTCGACCTCTCATAAAAATTATGCCCTGGAAGGCTTTGAACTGTCGGCAACAGACTATTTATTGAAACCTTATTCTTTCGAGCGTTTCGAACTGGCGGTAAACAAAGCGATCAACCTGATCAACATGGAAGAGGCTTCTAAACCTGCTGCGGAAGCTGCAATCGTAGTGAAATCGAGTTACAGCAATGTGAAGTTGTTCCTGAAAGACATTCAGTACCTGGAAAGCGTGGAAGATTATGTGATCATTCATCTGGACAACGAAGAACCTGTAAAAGTGAGAAGTACTTTGAAAGGCATTTCGGAAGAACTCCCGAAAGAAGAGTTTGTCCGCATCCACAGATCTTACATCGTGCCGCTGTTTCGCGTAACGGAGTACCGGAAAACGAAAGTACTGGTCGGTGAAACCGAACTGCCGGTCAGTGTGTCATATAAAGACGATTTCCTGAACCTGATGAAAAATCGCTGA
- a CDS encoding histidine kinase, translating into MKISQLIGLLALCLLSFAAKGHEIDDLLRKVSKVSGEREKIELWEKIINLSIWQKSETETKNYIYQLHLYSKQHKNNYGVAIADLSYAKYYEKQQDMDKAKEHARLAYDYFYSKGDQLGMCKAKRQQGFNAFKTSNNELATKLAYEALDLSILIKDRKQEGLCLSQLGMLIFGSQPKEGIRIEQQGFDLLQKIGAKREASITAITLTTLYLNSGENATAQKYIDTFFVLQQGLNDLGLLAQGTIDAALCAQSLGKADRAEQLLEESGRYFAQVKSDVVQAQFYRMKSVFYRESNRFPEAIEAAKKGLALIESKQGLDNEKGMLQYTLFVSYKALKQYEQAIAAYEQAVNSEFVLYDEQTQYGIANLKEKYETEKKEQENQELKQVNEINQLKLTTNRYLIFGIVLLAVLFAVVFILIIRNNRIKAREKNIQLQQKLLVSQMNPHFIFNSLNSIQNYIYKQDSINAATYLSRFSELMRMILAFSRKDQVTLAEEKQLLERYLEIQKVRFGDQLEWEITSDDGLDDENVMIPPMLSQPFIENSLEHGLFKSGETGKISIRFAKEKDYLLFEIEDNGVGLNNAVKDNGNHESLATTITRERIAGIRTLSGTNTTFEVINLSDLDKEKHGVKVVFRIPYETQF; encoded by the coding sequence ATGAAAATCTCCCAATTAATCGGACTTTTGGCCTTGTGTCTTTTATCTTTTGCTGCAAAAGGGCATGAAATTGACGATTTGCTCCGGAAGGTATCGAAAGTTTCCGGTGAAAGGGAGAAAATAGAACTGTGGGAAAAGATCATTAACCTGAGTATCTGGCAAAAGTCCGAAACGGAAACCAAAAATTACATTTACCAGCTGCACCTTTACAGCAAGCAGCATAAAAACAACTACGGGGTGGCAATTGCTGATCTTTCCTATGCCAAGTATTATGAAAAGCAGCAGGATATGGATAAGGCCAAAGAACATGCCCGTTTGGCTTATGATTATTTTTATTCGAAAGGCGATCAGCTTGGAATGTGCAAGGCCAAACGTCAGCAAGGATTTAACGCGTTTAAAACCAGCAATAATGAATTGGCCACTAAACTGGCTTACGAAGCATTGGACCTGAGTATTCTGATCAAAGACCGGAAGCAGGAGGGGCTGTGTTTGTCGCAGTTGGGAATGCTTATTTTTGGTTCGCAGCCCAAGGAGGGAATCCGGATTGAGCAACAGGGATTTGACCTGCTGCAAAAAATAGGAGCAAAAAGAGAAGCTTCCATTACGGCAATCACCCTTACAACCCTTTATTTGAACAGCGGTGAAAACGCGACTGCGCAAAAGTACATCGATACGTTTTTTGTGCTCCAGCAGGGATTGAATGATCTGGGATTACTCGCCCAGGGAACGATTGATGCTGCTTTATGTGCCCAGTCACTTGGAAAAGCTGACCGGGCAGAGCAACTCCTGGAAGAAAGCGGCCGTTATTTCGCGCAAGTAAAAAGTGATGTGGTGCAGGCGCAATTCTACCGGATGAAAAGTGTTTTTTACCGGGAGAGCAACCGGTTCCCGGAAGCAATTGAAGCTGCAAAGAAAGGACTGGCGCTGATTGAAAGCAAGCAGGGACTGGACAATGAAAAAGGAATGCTGCAGTACACGCTTTTTGTTTCCTACAAAGCATTGAAACAATACGAGCAGGCTATTGCGGCTTACGAGCAGGCCGTTAATTCGGAATTTGTCTTGTATGATGAACAGACGCAGTACGGAATTGCCAACCTGAAGGAAAAATACGAAACGGAAAAAAAGGAACAGGAAAACCAGGAACTGAAACAGGTCAACGAGATCAATCAATTAAAGCTTACGACGAATCGGTATCTGATCTTTGGGATTGTACTGCTGGCAGTGTTGTTTGCGGTTGTATTTATCCTGATTATCCGGAACAACCGCATCAAAGCACGTGAAAAGAACATTCAGCTGCAGCAGAAACTGTTGGTTTCGCAAATGAATCCGCATTTCATCTTCAATTCCCTGAACTCGATCCAGAATTATATTTACAAACAGGATTCCATCAACGCTGCCACTTACCTGAGCCGGTTTTCTGAGTTGATGCGTATGATCCTGGCATTTTCGCGCAAAGATCAAGTGACGCTGGCAGAAGAAAAACAATTGCTGGAGCGTTATCTGGAAATCCAGAAAGTCCGTTTTGGTGACCAACTGGAATGGGAAATTACATCCGATGATGGACTGGATGATGAAAATGTGATGATTCCACCGATGCTGTCGCAGCCGTTTATTGAGAACTCCCTGGAACACGGGCTGTTCAAAAGCGGGGAAACCGGGAAGATCTCCATCCGGTTTGCAAAGGAAAAAGACTACCTGCTGTTTGAAATCGAAGATAACGGCGTTGGCTTGAATAATGCGGTGAAGGACAACGGAAACCATGAATCTTTGGCAACAACGATTACCCGCGAACGGATTGCAGGGATCCGTACACTCAGCGGAACGAACACGACTTTTGAAGTGATTAATTTAAGTGACCTGGACAAAGAGAAACACGGAGTAAAAGTGGTCTTCCGGATTCCTTACGAAACGCAATTCTAG
- a CDS encoding RebB family R body protein: MADNTAVNSQVTDSVTQTNSKVITDASAMALSSIYQAMAHSTGILFENAVTTQQNMNVIAQAATTQGITLLYAIDTAAGSISTSKISDELPPK; encoded by the coding sequence ATGGCAGATAATACAGCAGTAAATTCGCAGGTTACCGATTCGGTTACACAAACCAATTCGAAAGTTATTACAGATGCGTCGGCTATGGCTTTATCCAGCATATACCAAGCAATGGCTCACAGCACCGGGATTCTTTTTGAGAACGCAGTAACAACACAACAAAATATGAACGTCATTGCACAGGCTGCAACCACGCAGGGAATTACATTGCTTTATGCGATTGATACCGCAGCTGGTAGCATTTCCACAAGCAAAATTTCAGACGAATTGCCGCCTAAATAA
- a CDS encoding T9SS type A sorting domain-containing protein, which yields MKILLSTLFLFGFYACAQVCNPNGNIIIFSNYDGGSLNIDVDVNIPNLKIGVVSYEAVEVTFTGAYVNNITGIEYAGFNNGGNTTCGGNIATTTFTGMPGGVTPNIEFVPPVTYSDPNGYMYIDCGYSCGTGNQGGCNTAAQIYAYFESVFAGTVYSHKTQYGCWSGTQSLSGGGNCCAAPPAPSTPPVADFSISDNMICVGDCVNFTDLTTNSPTSWQWDFTPNQPATSTDQNPSGICYTAPGVYQVTLIASNTDGSDTITQSITVIGVDTSIYVNGTTLTSGATIATYQWIDCATNLPVAGATSSYFNPTVNGSYAVIVTQNGCTDTSACGTVNSLGLDQLSIADFLTIAPNPSKGIFIVVDQQGKLSDQLVTVTNLLGETVYSARITDQKTSIDLSSAKDGIYLVSVGSDRGQLVTKIVKE from the coding sequence ATGAAAATCCTATTATCTACGTTATTCCTGTTCGGGTTTTATGCCTGTGCGCAGGTTTGTAATCCAAACGGAAACATTATCATTTTTTCAAACTACGATGGTGGATCGCTGAACATCGATGTGGATGTGAACATTCCCAATCTGAAGATCGGGGTTGTTTCCTATGAAGCTGTTGAGGTGACTTTTACCGGGGCTTATGTAAACAACATTACCGGGATCGAATACGCCGGATTTAACAACGGGGGAAATACCACTTGCGGAGGAAATATCGCAACAACGACTTTTACCGGTATGCCGGGCGGAGTAACTCCCAACATCGAGTTTGTACCACCTGTTACCTACAGCGATCCCAATGGCTACATGTATATTGATTGCGGGTATTCCTGCGGAACAGGAAACCAGGGCGGTTGCAACACCGCGGCGCAGATCTATGCTTATTTCGAAAGTGTTTTTGCGGGGACTGTTTACTCCCACAAAACGCAATACGGCTGCTGGTCCGGAACACAAAGCCTTTCAGGCGGCGGGAATTGCTGTGCTGCACCACCGGCACCATCCACACCACCGGTAGCGGATTTTTCGATCTCGGATAACATGATCTGTGTGGGTGATTGCGTGAATTTTACCGATCTGACAACCAATTCACCGACTTCCTGGCAGTGGGATTTTACTCCGAATCAACCGGCGACTTCCACGGACCAGAACCCATCAGGGATTTGCTATACCGCTCCGGGAGTTTACCAGGTTACACTGATCGCGTCCAATACCGACGGAAGTGATACCATTACGCAGTCTATTACGGTAATTGGAGTGGATACTTCGATTTATGTCAACGGAACTACCCTTACATCGGGGGCAACCATCGCCACGTATCAATGGATCGACTGTGCGACTAATTTGCCGGTTGCTGGAGCTACATCTTCCTACTTTAATCCTACCGTAAACGGATCGTATGCGGTAATCGTTACGCAAAACGGGTGTACGGATACTTCCGCATGCGGAACTGTTAACTCACTGGGACTGGACCAGCTTTCGATAGCCGATTTCCTGACAATAGCTCCCAACCCGTCGAAAGGCATTTTCATAGTGGTTGATCAGCAAGGTAAGTTATCCGATCAATTGGTTACAGTGACGAACCTGTTGGGAGAAACCGTTTATTCAGCGCGCATTACTGACCAGAAGACTTCTATTGACCTGTCTTCCGCAAAAGACGGGATTTACCTGGTGAGTGTCGGAAGTGACCGCGGGCAACTGGTAACGAAGATTGTGAAAGAGTAA
- a CDS encoding helix-turn-helix domain-containing protein yields MKSTVHHIETIREHHQVLGYPALRHPLMSIHRFEDLPLYEERGRVSFTLGFYTITLKRNYDCKAIYGQTSYDFDEGLMGFTAPRQLSVLDPGFTLPQEGWIIYLHPDFLRNSSLAAKIKSFDYFHYAVNEALILSQEEEEEIEQLFRSIQTEYQRPIDTFSRDILLSKIELLLTMSNRFYHRQFITRKTPHSELLTRFEAILDEYFNSENQPDGLPSVGYFAEKLNLSGKYLSDLLVSLTGQTTLQHIHHRLIEKAKEKLAAGTLTVNEIAYELGFNHAQSFSKLFRAKTNLSPVEFRKSFHES; encoded by the coding sequence ATGAAATCGACAGTTCATCATATCGAAACGATCCGGGAACACCACCAGGTTTTGGGATATCCTGCCCTGAGGCATCCGCTAATGAGTATACACCGCTTTGAAGATCTGCCATTATACGAGGAGCGGGGAAGAGTGAGCTTCACGCTGGGATTTTATACCATTACGCTCAAACGGAATTACGACTGTAAAGCGATTTACGGGCAAACAAGTTATGATTTTGACGAAGGATTGATGGGATTTACTGCTCCAAGACAACTTTCCGTGCTCGATCCCGGGTTCACACTTCCGCAGGAAGGCTGGATCATTTACCTGCATCCGGATTTTCTCAGAAACAGTTCACTGGCAGCAAAAATCAAATCGTTTGACTATTTTCACTATGCTGTAAACGAAGCACTGATCCTGTCGCAGGAAGAAGAGGAAGAAATCGAGCAGCTTTTCCGCAGTATTCAAACCGAATATCAACGGCCCATCGATACATTCAGCAGGGATATTCTGTTGTCAAAAATCGAGTTGTTGCTGACCATGAGCAACCGGTTCTATCACCGGCAGTTTATCACCCGGAAAACACCCCACAGCGAACTGCTGACCCGGTTCGAAGCGATTCTTGACGAATATTTTAACAGTGAAAATCAACCGGATGGTTTGCCTTCGGTGGGTTATTTTGCAGAAAAACTGAACCTTTCGGGTAAATACCTTTCCGACCTGCTGGTCAGCCTTACCGGACAGACAACTTTGCAGCACATACACCACAGGCTGATCGAAAAAGCAAAAGAGAAACTGGCGGCAGGTACGCTTACAGTCAATGAAATTGCTTACGAACTCGGATTTAACCATGCACAATCGTTCAGTAAGCTTTTCCGGGCAAAGACCAATCTTTCGCCGGTGGAATTCCGGAAATCATTTCACGAAAGCTGA
- a CDS encoding cupin domain-containing protein, translating to MKTKAFIRLVSSAKNVRESVMELNVFPGEKTPWHYHTEFSETFEVLEGTLEAGVGKEIYQLKAGDAATVSPHERHYYHNVSKEVCVIRVIIKPGNQNFEKALFILKGLFNDGLASKAGTPKKFSDLAVFVYLSNSRMLGFQKIAEPVFRFVARRAIKKGYLDALIRTYYL from the coding sequence AAAACGTTCGTGAAAGCGTCATGGAACTTAATGTATTTCCGGGAGAAAAAACACCCTGGCATTATCACACGGAGTTTTCCGAAACGTTTGAAGTGCTGGAAGGAACATTGGAAGCAGGAGTGGGAAAAGAAATATACCAATTGAAAGCAGGAGATGCGGCCACGGTATCTCCCCATGAACGTCACTATTACCACAATGTTTCAAAAGAAGTCTGTGTGATCAGGGTAATCATCAAGCCGGGCAACCAAAATTTTGAAAAAGCGCTTTTTATTTTGAAAGGGCTGTTCAACGATGGATTGGCAAGTAAGGCAGGAACTCCTAAAAAGTTTTCAGACCTGGCGGTATTCGTTTACCTGAGTAATTCAAGGATGCTGGGGTTTCAAAAAATAGCTGAGCCTGTATTCCGTTTTGTTGCACGAAGAGCTATCAAAAAAGGATATTTGGACGCTTTGATACGAACCTATTACCTGTAA
- a CDS encoding SDR family NAD(P)-dependent oxidoreductase, translating into MNYTLITGASGGIGEAAAKAFAAKKHNLVLVSRSEQKLKDLCEQLSGSYGIKAEYIAADLSHEEAPAAIYKACFERHLTVNVLINNAGIGSSGDFTDNALQSELDIIRINCSSLTALTHLFLADMKKRRSGRIVNIGSLISFIASPYMSVYAASKHFVKIFTYSLAEESKLYGVDVLFFSPGLTASNFMNTQANDNAWGKALTEGANTQTPEQVAGELIQAFDRKKAFHVSGSSNRRAAFLAGLFPLRTIARVFARRKQKEMGLLRS; encoded by the coding sequence ATGAATTATACATTAATAACAGGGGCCAGTGGCGGAATAGGGGAAGCTGCGGCAAAAGCATTTGCAGCTAAAAAACACAACCTGGTCCTGGTATCTAGAAGTGAGCAGAAACTAAAAGACCTTTGCGAACAACTTTCCGGTAGTTACGGGATAAAAGCAGAATACATTGCGGCGGATCTGAGCCATGAAGAAGCGCCGGCAGCTATTTACAAAGCTTGTTTTGAACGGCATTTAACCGTCAATGTTTTGATCAACAACGCAGGAATCGGTTCGAGCGGAGATTTTACGGACAATGCACTTCAATCGGAATTGGATATCATCCGTATCAATTGCAGTTCGCTCACTGCTCTGACCCATTTGTTTTTAGCAGACATGAAAAAACGCCGGTCCGGAAGAATTGTCAACATCGGTTCCCTGATCTCATTTATTGCCAGTCCGTACATGAGCGTCTATGCGGCATCCAAACACTTCGTGAAGATTTTTACCTATTCGCTGGCGGAAGAAAGTAAACTGTACGGGGTCGACGTATTGTTCTTTAGCCCGGGACTCACAGCTTCCAACTTCATGAACACACAGGCCAACGACAATGCCTGGGGAAAAGCACTGACCGAGGGAGCGAATACGCAAACACCTGAACAGGTGGCCGGGGAATTGATACAGGCATTCGACCGGAAAAAAGCGTTCCATGTTTCCGGGAGCAGCAACCGGAGAGCCGCATTCCTTGCCGGTTTATTTCCCTTACGCACCATTGCACGCGTGTTCGCACGGCGAAAACAAAAAGAAATGGGCTTGCTTCGCAGTTAA